The following proteins are encoded in a genomic region of Arachis ipaensis cultivar K30076 chromosome B02, Araip1.1, whole genome shotgun sequence:
- the LOC107626026 gene encoding MADS-box protein SOC1 isoform X1 — protein MVRGKTQMRRIENATSRQVTFSKRRNGLLKKAFELSVLCDAQVALIIFSPRGKLYEFASSSMQEIIERYRKHTKDTPPAAKSAEQNVQQNLKQEAATLMKKIDTLEAAKRKFLGEGLGSCSIEELIQIEQQLEKSVSIVRARKTQLYKEQIEQLKEKEKALMDENAMLYDKCDNMVQNLATNKTNNKDQRENQAQPYAESSSPSSDVETELFIGLPETRTRRMSPTN, from the exons ATGGTGAGAGGGAAGACTCAGATGAGACGCATAGAAAATGCCACAAGCAGGCAAGTGACGTTTTCAAAGCGCCGCAATGGGTTGCTTAAGAAAGCGTTTGAGCTTTCTGTTCTTTGTGATGCTCAGGTTGCTCTCATCATCTTCTCTCCAAGAGGCAAGCTTTATGAATTTGCAAGCTCaag CATGCAGGAGATAATTGAAAGATATCGCAAGCATACAAAGGATACTCCACCAGCAGCCAAATCAGCTGAACAGAATGTCCAG CAGAATTTGAAGCAAGAAGCAGCAACCTTGATGAAAAAGATTGACACTCTCGAAGCCGCAAAAAG GAAATTCTTGGGAGAAGGTTTAGGGTCATGCAGCATTGAAGAACTGATACAGATAGAACAACAATTGGAGAAGAGTGTAAGCATTGTTAGAGCAAGAAAG ACTCAGCTTTACAAGGAACAAATTGAGCAACTAAAAGAAAAG GAAAAAGCCCTAATGGATGAAAATGCCATGCTCTATGACAAG tGTGATAATATGGTTCAAAATCTAGcaacaaataaaacaaataataaaGATCAGAGAGAGAATCAAGCTCAACCCTATGCAGAAAGTAGTAGTCCAAGTTCAGATGTGGAGACTGAATTGTTCATTGGACTTCCTGAAACAAGAACAAGGCGCATGTCTcctacaaattaa
- the LOC107626026 gene encoding MADS-box protein SOC1 isoform X2 yields MVRGKTQMRRIENATSRQVTFSKRRNGLLKKAFELSVLCDAQVALIIFSPRGKLYEFASSSMQEIIERYRKHTKDTPPAAKSAEQNVQNLKQEAATLMKKIDTLEAAKRKFLGEGLGSCSIEELIQIEQQLEKSVSIVRARKTQLYKEQIEQLKEKEKALMDENAMLYDKCDNMVQNLATNKTNNKDQRENQAQPYAESSSPSSDVETELFIGLPETRTRRMSPTN; encoded by the exons ATGGTGAGAGGGAAGACTCAGATGAGACGCATAGAAAATGCCACAAGCAGGCAAGTGACGTTTTCAAAGCGCCGCAATGGGTTGCTTAAGAAAGCGTTTGAGCTTTCTGTTCTTTGTGATGCTCAGGTTGCTCTCATCATCTTCTCTCCAAGAGGCAAGCTTTATGAATTTGCAAGCTCaag CATGCAGGAGATAATTGAAAGATATCGCAAGCATACAAAGGATACTCCACCAGCAGCCAAATCAGCTGAACAGAATGTCCAG AATTTGAAGCAAGAAGCAGCAACCTTGATGAAAAAGATTGACACTCTCGAAGCCGCAAAAAG GAAATTCTTGGGAGAAGGTTTAGGGTCATGCAGCATTGAAGAACTGATACAGATAGAACAACAATTGGAGAAGAGTGTAAGCATTGTTAGAGCAAGAAAG ACTCAGCTTTACAAGGAACAAATTGAGCAACTAAAAGAAAAG GAAAAAGCCCTAATGGATGAAAATGCCATGCTCTATGACAAG tGTGATAATATGGTTCAAAATCTAGcaacaaataaaacaaataataaaGATCAGAGAGAGAATCAAGCTCAACCCTATGCAGAAAGTAGTAGTCCAAGTTCAGATGTGGAGACTGAATTGTTCATTGGACTTCCTGAAACAAGAACAAGGCGCATGTCTcctacaaattaa